DNA sequence from the Drosophila sechellia strain sech25 chromosome 3L, ASM438219v1, whole genome shotgun sequence genome:
AACTTGATTCCGCGACAGTCCTGCAGCAACTGAGTGTGTCTGCCAATCTCTGGAGATTTTTGCGCCCCCAATTCGCCGGAGTCTGTGCAGCCGGAACGCATGCGCCGCCCGGAATCCTCCGGCCAGGCTCGGCTCTTCGCCGGAGACGCAAACCTCCTTTTTACCCCCACTTGTCgggttttgttttgattcCGTTTCGTACAGTCGGAAAATTGACAACAAAAGTACCCAATGGATTCATTCATAAGATGTTTCAACTCATCTAAAAAACAAaccatttcttttatttagtatttaatttacttatttGCTTCTAGGGAAGGAATAAAAAGTAGGaataatacataaataattaaaaataaattacaaatattaaaattatgtgGTAAAACTAACTTAATAAACCGTGCGTAAATAAGTACGTAAAATGTagtatattaaattaataagtGTAAATgggaattaaatattaaaaattgtgtttttaacGCAATTTAAAAAGAGGTACGCTTTAGAAGTTCAATgccttttctctcagtgtaggCTTATCTCGTCGGAGCCGGAGTTGATTGCGCCCGACGTCTGTTTTGAAGCCATGTTGATTTTCGTACGTCGTGGGAAATTAAAGTACTTCCCAGCTGCGCCCGCAACTCGAATACAAGATTTTAATTGCCGCTTGGCGAGATGTGCGGCGTGGGAATCCCCGAGGAGTAGTCCTGTGTTCGTCCTGTTCGTTCTGTTCGTCCTGCTGCATTGCGCAGATGTGCAACCAACTGTTGGGCTAGAAGTGCGGCCAGCACCTGcaatcatatatatttatgtggaTGATGATGAGTGGTTGAGCCACCACCCGACTGCCACTGCGAGGGAATGACCCGGCTGAATGGCCGCTGATTGCACGAAGGTGGCCTGCAAATGACTTTTTGATATGGCCAGCGAAATATTGACACACACGCAATCCCACTGCCTTTTTCAAACTCATTAGGGATTCCGAATATTATTTGCTGCTGCGCACTGAGCAAAATCAATCTGATTCAGACGTTGATGAAAAAGCTGGATTGccatttttcacaaaaatcggTCAACAGCAACGGTGCAATGGCCACCATGGCGGATGAGTAATGTTTAATACTTTTTCATACTGAAATATCACTCATCCGCAGTGAGGACCCCAGAAAGAGTATGTGGCTTTGTTATAGTTGTATTGGTTAGTGTGTCATTATACTCCTATTTAACAAGTATATAGCAGATATGACCACTTAGGTATCAAAGGATCTGTTCACTACTTTCATCGAGGACAAATGTAAAGCCAACGGGTATGTGCCAAAAACATTTGTATCTCGACACCTTGGACGACCGGAGTACGTAAATTTGTACTCCAAATAAGTGAATTCAGACAGCATCCAGATAGCTTAACATATTTGTCATAGACGTTGGTATCGCACATGGAAATCCAGATACGACAAGCTTTTCACTACGTTTGGGAGTTACCCAGCCAACTCGAATAAATCCGTAGCCACGCGTCGCGAATCCTGTTccttttttattcttttttttttgtttcctaCGGACACGTCACCTGCGGCGATGTTCCATTTGGGACACAGAGGgggcaaagaaaaaaaaaaacccagtTGGAGATGTCCTGAACAGATTTTTGAGTCAACGTTTCTGTGCTGCGATTTGCGTTGTGTGTTCTTTCCTTTTGTTAATATTATTTcgttgtatttttttgtgcACACTTTCCAGCGCTAGCTGGAAGGTCCCTGCTTCATTTACATTTGCTTCATCCTATTATCCTGGTTAACCGGCCCGTTCCCAGCCCTCCGCTCCAATCCACCGTCTCCAATCCACCGTCGTGCCATTTGTCAAGTTATGCTACCAACTTCAGCCCGCGGCTTTTTTGTAATTACACAACTCGGAGTGCGGGAAAAACAAAGGGGGGAGTGGTGAGGATTTCGAGGTGGTTTTGGCCCGGGTAAATGAAAGCGGCTTAAAAAAGCAGAGCGTTCGGGGTTTTGTGGTGCTCGTTAAAATTTGTTGCTCTCATTTCGATTGTTGctgtggtgatggtggtggtggtgctggaaTTGTTGTTTGCGCCGCTGTTGCCGATTTCAGTGCGATTCCATTGCCGGGACAGGCATAAAAGTTATCCGGGTATTCAGGGATTGTAGGTATTACGGTTAAATATGCGAACCGGATTGAAAAGCTCGCATGAAGTTGCCCGACCACGATTCATGATACCCGCACCCCACCCTTTTGGTTGGGCACTTTAATGCTCATTCAATTTTCCAGAGCCCAACAATTAAGAGTTTTTAATCATCGACTAGTCggccacaacagcagcagcggaggCCCAATGGGGCCCAGCTGGATTGTTGGCCATCGGATGCTGGATGTTGGATGGCCTTTGTATGGCTCCATTATGCGGTTGATTTACTACCCAAACAGCTGTGAAATATCATGGCCCTCCACGAAGCCTCTTGACCGATGCCAAACGGAACGGAAACGGGTCAAAGGGATTCGCCCACAGGAGCATAGTTGCCTTCAAAGTTTTCCTTCAAACTTTGAGCACTAGGgattttaaaataatgaaaacaatTGGGTGGTTGATATTTTTACTTATgcataaattttttttgaaagcaAAGTTAAGCAAAAAAAAGGTAACATAATGAGGGAATAGAAGGTCTCATTCATTGTTGAAGTAGCAAAAAAGTAAGTATCGATAATGGAATGTCGAACAGAACCGTCTTATTTCCTTATTATACTAAACTACTTTTTAATGCTTTCCAAGTCCCCTTGAAATGACTGCATTTATTATCCATTTACTCTGGCGATTTAATGCCCTGATCCTCCCCAGCTTATCTTTGCTTGAACGGAACAGCAGCTTGTTTACACCCATATTTATCAATGCTGTCCGCAATAGGACTTTGGCGGAGCAACGAGATGCCCCCATCTTGGACAGAAAGTTTTGAGCAACTCAGCTAGATAAATCAACTAGCATTAGAACGGGGTTAtggtgatgctgctgctgttgctgttgctgttgcggcaagataaataaataaactcgTTCAAGTTGGTTGACAGATGGACTTAGGGCCATCATGATGGGACAGAGCCATCATTGCCATTCCATCGTCTCGTTCCCCAGGCGAACAAACAAGTCGTTAAAATCGCGTGAATCCTGGCTAATTTATGGCTAATTAAGTTGACGCAACTTTTGTGCGGGGTAAAATGGTGGGGAATCCCCGTCATCAGTAACATATGCCACGTGTTCTCAGTTATGGCATTTTTGTTTGAAAAGCCGTTTGGATCCATTTGCCCCTACACTCAGCGAAACAATGGGCGAGTCTAGTGCTTGACCATTCTCGTGAATAACTCGTTAATTAAGTAGCCTGTTATGGGCAGCTTACCATCGTAATGCATTTTTATGATCGCAAATGGAATTATAACTGCTGGGCATGTGGACTACACAGTGCTCCACTCCTTTTATTTTCATGCTTGTACTCATTTTGTTTGCAAGTAGCTGAAATGCACTGCGAAAAAATCGGTgtcttaaataaataaattaaatggaaacTGCGAACAGTTTGCTAAGCAGGAGTACATAATTATAAGAatcataaatttattttagtttattatttttttaattgccagAATAGTTTGTTATGTAAGTTTGACAACCTTTTTTCTTGCTCTGTATTTATACACAATGCCATTACAAGGGCATAGGTTATGGTCGGGTGGGCCAGTCGGCTACCCGTAGACAGACTCCGTAGTCCGGAGGATTGTACGGGAACCTCCACCAATATACAGAGAGCTTGGTAGGGACTGCGTAACATAACCGTACATCTCTGCCCTCCAGTCGGGGTAATTTCGTAGACAAACATCATTGGCATTTCTGTTTGAGGGCTCTGAGTGCCAATTAACTGAACGTGGCTGCCCCACCTGAACCCGATGGCTGGGGTGGTTGGATGAGAGTACTCGACCCCCAAATGGCACAGAGTCCTCCATGtacctacatacatatgtacatatatagtagATATCGATCAGATCCCATACTCAGGATTTCAATGGGTGCTTATCTAATTGCTCACAGCAGGTGTCAACATTTTTATCATGACATTAAATCAACTCGAGTTTTACTCGTTTGAATAGAAAGGTAAATCTAATTCATAAATatagaatatttaaataattacttaaaacattttaatacctTCAAATGACAGTtgattttataattaattgaGATATGAAAATCATCAAACAGCTTCATTTGAAGTCCTCTTTTTTTCGTTGTTTCAGGCTGACAAACTCGCTCATCAACACGTAGTCTCATTTTGGGATACTTTAACCACGCACACAACTCATCAGGGACCCCAACTGAGATGGCTGGCCACGTGCCGAAAAGCCCCAGGATCCACCCATTCCTCCTGAAAAGGATTTCGCTGGGTGGGACTGGAACTGAAATCACAAAATGAGGATGGAGCGACTAAGGCAAGCCAGTCCGCCGCtaaaccaaataaataaacccTTTGGCCGCAGTCCTTGGTGTCCTTGGGGTCCTCGGTGTCCTTGCCTCTTAAAGGCGCATACTCCTTGGGAGAGATAACAGTGAGGACAGGAAGTCAGCTTGCCAGCGGGAAGAAGGAATGTGAATAGAATGCACAGTGGACCAAATGGGACAATCCATGGCGAGGCTAAATCATGTAGAGAacttcttaaatatttatcgaatatttaattcattaaaaatgcagGCTCCgcagttatttatttaaattaaatgtatattCCTCTGCCAGTTTCAATAGATTAAGAGTAACTGACAAATAAATCCCTTAATTCATCCACTGTGGAATGAGAGATGACATCTCGTTGCGCCTGGCAATTCGGTAGCCAAAAGGACACGAGGAGACCAAAAGGGATAATgatataaaatccaacaaaatgaaaagaaagcGGCAAATCATGTTAAGAGATTTAAATTGGATTAGTcgacatgtgtgtgtgtgtgtgagtggatGTGAGTGTCTATCCTTGGTGGTGTCAACTGGCGGTGGCCGTGAAGCCCGCTTCTGCGCCCCCTGGATGTGGATATCCTGGCACGGTCGGCACTCGCTCATCTTGACATCAATTTTGTCACTTGATTTCCCTTTCTTTTCGACATTTTTTCATTCGTGCCAGGAGGCctgggtttttatttattttgtatgctTGACACAATTCCACGTAAAGGACTTACGGCTCGAGTGTCTCTCTGGTCCTTGATGCCATTCACCCAGAATTCCGCCCAGAATCTGCTCTTTCGCAGTCACCCCCGACACAAAAGTTCCGCCCACGTTCTGCATTTGACAAGGAGTCATCCTTCCCCAAAACGGGCGGTCACCTTTCATCCTCGGGAAACAGGAGGACGACCAGCTTGACATCCGGAGACATGGCGTCAGGTTGAGCCAGCGTCAGAATAAGAATAAAATTATGTATTACCTTGACAATTACCATAAATTATTTTCAGATCTTAACGCCAACGATCTTGTAATTGAGCAATAACTGGAAAAATTGATAGTAAATGCaactattttctatataaGAATTTTTTAATTGTTGGAATAATCCGTTGTACatggaaatttgttttaaaaatatttgctaaCACAGCAACTTTAAGTAATAAggattttgaatttttctaCTTTGCTCACTTTCTTTAAGGAAGAATTTGGTTTAAGGACACCCAAAATTGTAGTGCCAGGATCTAAGGCATTGGAACGGCATAAGTAAATGTTTAACAGAACCTGCTATTGTATGATTTGCAGTGGCAGTCCAGAACAGTAGACAACCATATTGAGGACTTCAGATTTGAGCTATATTCCATTTACGAATTATCCTTTGGCTCCGGCTTCTTACGATACTTAACTTGGGACGTATAGACATCGTAGCCCAAGCTGATGGTGTTGTCATAGAATACCCTGTACTGCGGCTTGATCAGCAGAAAGTTGATGAACTGCGCCAATGGCCACACGGTCCACTCAGCTGCGTACAGTACTAAGGCCTTCTCCCTAAtctcctgctccagctcctcccATGTATTGTCCTCCAGAATGGCCATTGTGAGGAAGAACACGGCGATGTAAAACGGTGAGCAGATGAACTGGTCCAGCAGAATCTTGACTACAACCACCTTATAGGTGCGCTTCGGAAACAAGTAGTCCAGGTGTTGGTACCAATAGTGGCACACCAGGCCCACCGTCAATCCGGAAATG
Encoded proteins:
- the LOC6605361 gene encoding mpv17-like protein 2; translated protein: MALRVLWKRMTNAMDRFHQVAFSPKYLLYTNIGISVGLSMVGDTMEQSYERLIGELPDWNRTRTVRMGISGLTVGLVCHYWYQHLDYLFPKRTYKVVVVKILLDQFICSPFYIAVFFLTMAILEDNTWEELEQEIREKALVLYAAEWTVWPLAQFINFLLIKPQYRVFYDNTISLGYDVYTSQVKYRKKPEPKDNS